From Paenibacillus sp. PK3_47, the proteins below share one genomic window:
- a CDS encoding sensor histidine kinase, with translation MRRILQQFSNLSIRKKLFISYFLLLAISSALFISVNSYITSRDTEKQSRYSLEAMLQQSSSFLNYKTSSVRNVVDVMVLHDTIQTLVKKSAAEYRDNIGNWLLDEYFFNQLIYNVQTNPDIQNIGLYMYEGMAAVQASDQFLLLESAKNEPWMKRIAEENSSFLWLPPGMVNTKQRNTVTFIRKVTDPLETGDFAGLLRAEMPKAVLEQILDQSLFTPSSAALLINSHQELIASSTKTQVKHPESIMEALQTQNSLGVQQVDSLTLNGEKTLLASISVDNTDWRFVLVVPHKDIAAISTKARNQLLLIFVAVAVLTLPMAYYVSSSGTLRIRRLSTTMRKVGVDDFKTKLDPKNDDEIGELIKTFNRMLYRIEDLASDKYQLGLDVKNMELRALQAQINPHFLYNTLDMVNWLAMKYNAEDIQTLITSLSDFYKISLSNGEDIIPIRAEIEHIRAYVLIQNMRFRNRIELIIEVPEDVLIASTLKLVLQPLVENAILHGIMEKDHPYGTIRIHGYKDGSGIRLIVEDDGVGMDHKTVQSIMNGTLERHNGGYGMRNIHHRLEIMFGFPYGLKVESRLGTGTTITLLLPLDGS, from the coding sequence ATGCGGCGCATACTGCAACAATTTTCAAATCTAAGCATACGGAAAAAGCTGTTTATCTCGTATTTTCTGCTCCTGGCTATTTCCTCTGCCCTGTTCATTTCCGTGAATTCGTACATCACCTCAAGGGATACCGAGAAACAATCCAGGTATTCACTGGAAGCCATGCTGCAGCAGTCCAGCTCCTTTCTGAATTACAAGACAAGCTCCGTCCGGAATGTTGTTGATGTTATGGTGCTGCACGATACGATTCAGACGCTTGTCAAAAAGTCTGCGGCAGAGTACAGAGATAATATTGGTAACTGGCTGCTGGACGAATATTTTTTTAACCAGCTCATTTATAATGTGCAGACCAATCCGGATATTCAGAACATCGGGCTGTATATGTACGAAGGGATGGCAGCCGTTCAGGCTTCCGACCAGTTTCTGCTGCTGGAATCTGCTAAAAATGAACCTTGGATGAAGCGGATTGCTGAAGAAAACTCTTCTTTTCTTTGGCTCCCGCCCGGAATGGTTAATACGAAGCAGCGGAACACCGTCACATTTATCCGCAAAGTGACCGATCCGCTGGAAACCGGCGATTTTGCCGGACTGCTGCGTGCGGAAATGCCCAAGGCTGTACTGGAGCAAATTCTGGATCAGTCCCTGTTCACCCCCTCCAGCGCCGCACTGCTGATTAACAGTCACCAGGAGCTGATCGCCAGTTCGACCAAAACACAAGTGAAGCACCCGGAATCCATCATGGAGGCTCTTCAAACGCAAAACAGCTTAGGTGTACAACAGGTGGATTCGCTTACGCTGAACGGTGAAAAAACGCTATTGGCTTCCATTTCTGTTGACAATACGGACTGGAGATTCGTTCTCGTGGTACCGCACAAGGATATCGCAGCCATCTCGACGAAGGCACGGAATCAGCTGCTGCTCATTTTTGTAGCGGTCGCTGTACTGACACTTCCTATGGCATATTACGTTTCTTCTTCAGGCACACTCCGAATCCGCAGACTTAGTACAACGATGCGCAAGGTCGGTGTCGATGATTTCAAAACTAAACTTGACCCTAAAAACGACGATGAGATCGGGGAACTGATAAAAACCTTCAACCGGATGCTGTACCGCATCGAGGATCTGGCCTCAGATAAGTATCAATTGGGATTGGATGTCAAAAATATGGAACTGCGTGCCCTTCAGGCTCAGATCAATCCGCATTTTTTATACAACACACTTGATATGGTTAACTGGCTGGCCATGAAGTATAATGCTGAAGATATCCAAACGCTAATTACATCTCTCTCTGATTTCTACAAGATCAGCCTAAGCAACGGGGAGGATATTATTCCAATCCGTGCGGAAATTGAACATATCCGTGCCTATGTGCTCATTCAGAATATGCGTTTCCGGAACCGGATTGAGCTGATCATCGAAGTGCCGGAGGATGTCCTTATAGCCTCTACACTCAAATTAGTGCTGCAGCCGTTAGTCGAAAATGCAATTCTGCATGGAATTATGGAAAAGGATCATCCTTATGGTACTATCCGTATTCACGGTTATAAAGACGGCTCCGGAATCCGGCTAATTGTTGAGGATGATGGTGTCGGAATGGATCATAAGACCGTCCAAAGTATTATGAACGGTACGCTGGAGAGGCACAATGGCGGCTATGGAATGAGGAACATTCACCACCGTCTGGAGATCATGTTCGGATTCCCTTACGGTCTAAAAGTCGAGAGCCGCTTAGGAACCGGAACAACAATAACACTGCTGCTGCCTTTGGATGGGTCTTGA
- a CDS encoding GNAT family N-acetyltransferase, with translation MTGETGETSFNLDDMSNPRSIFAICRYQGQPLGCGALCPLNETTAEIKRMYSRKSRMGVGSSILNYLEKEAINLNYSIIRLETRKINKKAIQFYGSKGYYCIPNYGRYIGRTEAICFEKNLL, from the coding sequence ATGACTGGTGAAACAGGGGAAACTTCCTTTAACTTAGATGATATGAGCAACCCGCGTTCTATATTTGCGATTTGCCGTTACCAAGGGCAGCCATTAGGTTGTGGTGCATTATGTCCATTAAACGAAACCACCGCTGAAATTAAAAGAATGTACTCCAGAAAAAGTAGAATGGGCGTAGGTTCGTCAATTTTGAATTATTTAGAAAAAGAAGCCATTAACTTAAATTACTCTATTATTAGGCTAGAAACCCGAAAGATTAACAAGAAAGCTATTCAATTTTATGGAAGTAAAGGATATTACTGTATCCCTAACTATGGAAGATATATTGGCCGGACTGAGGCTATTTGTTTTGAAAAAAATTTATTGTAG
- a CDS encoding DUF3502 domain-containing protein, with translation MRYRKIQRLVIVVPALLILLIAGCTKAEQPDSRKDTETVTLNGYLIGSAPAGLNEVMERINDKLAADLNVRIHISYIGWGELAARYPLVLTSNENVDFIFASNWTYYSQIAARGGFRAITPEMMKTYMPLHYQATDQQAWKQAEVGGNVYMIPSASPDLKVPVTLIRGDLRKKYGLSEIRRFSDLQPYLAAVKANEPEMVPIRVDKQYDFAKIHSNLQWELGPAVVDLITTTNGFSGVFSSWDSNDGALLSIFDEPLRSSYLEAARIVKVWYDHGYINHDAIANKIRSKDSFEQGLSAVAFGNSNDIQATLVAAEQKGWEIEIIPSLSAKGTYITDPYINNGVALPAESKHPELTMQAMDLIMEDPSYSRLVYFGIEGKNYVLKNGEIALPEGISADTNDYPPDAAGFWFANKSKFPAFASWSAMYREHRKQISSMLVPYRYTSFNFNPTPVKGELEQINQAALQYLSPLQGGMVSDVDQAYDRMQRAVTAAGFPKVLNEARRQANQYLMHKSAK, from the coding sequence ATGAGGTACAGGAAAATACAGAGGCTGGTCATCGTTGTGCCGGCCTTATTGATCTTGCTTATTGCAGGGTGTACAAAAGCAGAACAGCCGGACTCCCGGAAGGATACAGAAACAGTTACGCTTAACGGATATTTGATTGGCAGTGCTCCAGCGGGACTAAATGAGGTGATGGAACGGATAAATGACAAACTTGCCGCAGATTTGAATGTACGTATTCATATAAGCTATATCGGATGGGGAGAGCTTGCCGCCCGGTATCCGCTGGTCCTGACATCCAATGAAAATGTGGACTTCATCTTTGCCAGCAACTGGACGTATTACTCCCAAATTGCCGCCCGGGGCGGCTTCCGTGCCATTACCCCTGAAATGATGAAAACCTACATGCCTCTTCACTACCAGGCGACCGATCAGCAGGCCTGGAAGCAGGCTGAGGTGGGCGGAAATGTCTACATGATTCCTTCGGCTTCTCCCGATCTAAAGGTTCCGGTTACACTGATCCGCGGCGATCTGCGTAAAAAATACGGCCTTTCTGAAATCAGACGTTTCTCGGATTTGCAGCCCTATTTAGCAGCCGTAAAGGCGAATGAGCCGGAAATGGTGCCTATCCGGGTCGATAAACAGTACGACTTTGCAAAAATACACTCTAATCTGCAGTGGGAGCTGGGTCCTGCGGTAGTCGATCTTATTACAACGACCAATGGCTTCTCAGGGGTATTCTCAAGCTGGGACAGTAATGACGGTGCGCTGTTATCTATATTCGATGAGCCCCTGCGGAGCAGCTACCTGGAGGCAGCAAGGATTGTGAAGGTGTGGTACGACCATGGGTATATTAACCATGATGCAATCGCCAATAAAATTAGAAGCAAGGATTCTTTTGAACAAGGATTATCGGCAGTTGCCTTTGGAAATTCCAATGACATTCAGGCAACCCTGGTTGCGGCAGAACAAAAGGGCTGGGAGATTGAGATTATTCCGTCACTTTCTGCTAAGGGGACCTATATCACTGACCCTTATATAAATAATGGGGTGGCCCTGCCTGCTGAATCCAAACATCCGGAATTAACTATGCAGGCTATGGATTTAATTATGGAAGACCCGTCTTACAGCCGGCTTGTTTACTTCGGCATTGAGGGTAAAAACTATGTCCTGAAAAACGGGGAGATTGCTTTGCCTGAAGGAATCTCGGCAGATACCAATGATTATCCGCCGGACGCTGCAGGATTCTGGTTTGCCAATAAGAGCAAATTCCCGGCGTTTGCCTCATGGAGCGCTATGTACCGGGAGCATCGGAAGCAGATAAGCAGCATGCTGGTTCCCTACAGGTATACTTCGTTCAATTTCAATCCGACACCCGTTAAAGGTGAACTGGAGCAAATCAATCAGGCGGCACTCCAATATTTGAGCCCTTTGCAGGGAGGAATGGTCTCCGACGTGGATCAGGCATATGACCGGATGCAGCGGGCGGTGACAGCGGCAGGCTTCCCGAAAGTATTGAACGAGGCCCGAAGACAAGCCAATCAATACTTGATGCATAAGAGTGCAAAGTAA
- a CDS encoding SDR family oxidoreductase: MNILILGATGRVGSHITAHALHDGHHVTVLVRNPEKIQRMNQNLTVIQGNVLNKADITRAVHGNDVVISALSTDGTTTLSDSMPLIIEAMYNEGIKRILTIGTAGILQSESSPHLLRYQSSESKRRLTRAAEEHHQVYQLLQKSTLDWTIICPTFLSNGERLGNYRVERNVLPEGGAEISVPDTAEFTYNQIRDRHFIKSRVGIAY; encoded by the coding sequence ATGAATATATTAATTTTGGGTGCTACCGGACGGGTTGGGAGCCATATAACGGCCCATGCTCTTCATGATGGACATCATGTGACGGTATTAGTCCGCAACCCGGAGAAAATCCAGCGAATGAATCAAAACCTGACTGTGATACAAGGCAATGTCTTGAATAAAGCAGATATCACCCGTGCAGTACATGGAAATGATGTAGTTATTAGTGCGCTAAGTACCGATGGGACAACAACGCTATCGGATAGCATGCCTTTAATCATCGAAGCGATGTATAACGAAGGTATAAAGCGTATCTTAACTATAGGTACTGCCGGAATTCTGCAAAGTGAAAGCTCCCCCCATCTGTTACGGTATCAATCCAGCGAATCCAAACGCAGGTTAACCCGTGCAGCAGAAGAACATCATCAGGTCTATCAATTGCTGCAAAAATCGACTCTTGATTGGACGATCATATGTCCTACCTTTTTGAGTAATGGAGAACGTTTGGGGAACTATCGTGTGGAGCGGAATGTTTTGCCTGAAGGGGGGGCTGAAATATCTGTGCCGGATACAGCAGAATTCACCTATAACCAAATAAGGGACAGACATTTTATCAAATCACGTGTGGGGATTGCTTACTAA
- a CDS encoding response regulator, whose product MRAMLVDDEPLTLESLKQYIEWSTLGVDRLETASNGAEGLKLAITFKPQIIISDVRMPRMNGIEFATKVREFDPEVKIIFLSGYSDKEYLKSAIHLKAVRYVEKPVKLTEITSALQESIRQYRSEQYTRNFTRSFIEQKWLTRFIKEEKTYAELQAEEGPVPRLDFLAGMVLPLAIRLTSKLDGVETRQEESTERIVQWLSQYFGEYSLTGYVEAYTLLVLTGASSLQPDVQIEQAERLLEELYEVFGVDFEFAVGIGPVTETGMGIGRACRLATEISRQQFFKGYGKVLIGTKEGDSRGITQEREDTFIREFRSALRAEHQADVHNLLAQITDELRSLMDTDTKRITNIYFRCLITLHEFTVDKGLSVIETTQEERFLWQEISRLYTLESLHDYVAGNVGAVFSQLIEKSAVSARVSVILDFIQAHYMDKGLTIRQIADNTYLTQTYLCALFKKEIGKTVNEYVTEIRMAKAKELLQNRRLKLYEVAMAIGITDSNYFSSLFKKSTGLTPSQYRERM is encoded by the coding sequence ATGCGGGCCATGCTTGTCGATGATGAACCTCTCACCCTTGAGAGCCTGAAGCAATATATAGAGTGGAGTACGCTTGGTGTGGATCGTTTGGAGACCGCTTCCAATGGTGCAGAAGGACTTAAGCTTGCAATTACATTTAAGCCGCAAATTATTATTAGTGATGTCAGGATGCCGCGTATGAACGGAATTGAATTCGCTACAAAAGTCCGGGAATTCGATCCGGAGGTTAAAATTATTTTCCTGAGCGGGTACTCAGATAAAGAATATTTGAAGTCGGCCATTCATTTAAAAGCCGTCCGGTACGTAGAAAAGCCGGTGAAACTCACAGAAATAACCAGTGCTCTCCAGGAGAGCATCCGGCAGTACCGGTCTGAGCAATATACACGTAACTTCACACGCTCCTTTATTGAACAGAAGTGGTTAACCCGTTTTATTAAAGAAGAAAAAACATATGCGGAGCTGCAAGCTGAAGAAGGACCCGTCCCCCGGTTGGACTTTCTCGCAGGAATGGTTCTTCCGCTGGCTATCCGGCTTACAAGCAAACTGGATGGTGTTGAAACCCGTCAGGAAGAATCGACAGAACGCATTGTGCAGTGGCTTTCACAGTATTTCGGGGAATATTCTTTGACGGGGTACGTAGAGGCCTATACCCTGCTTGTTTTAACCGGGGCTTCAAGTCTCCAACCGGATGTGCAGATTGAGCAGGCAGAGCGTTTACTTGAAGAACTTTATGAAGTCTTTGGTGTTGATTTTGAGTTTGCCGTCGGGATTGGTCCGGTGACGGAAACCGGGATGGGAATTGGCCGCGCCTGCCGCCTGGCAACAGAAATATCAAGGCAGCAATTCTTTAAAGGCTACGGCAAAGTGCTTATTGGAACGAAGGAGGGAGATAGCCGCGGGATTACACAGGAACGTGAGGATACTTTTATCCGTGAATTCCGCTCCGCACTCCGTGCAGAACACCAGGCAGACGTCCACAACCTTTTGGCTCAGATCACTGATGAATTGCGCAGTCTTATGGACACGGATACCAAGCGGATTACGAATATCTATTTTCGCTGCTTAATTACACTGCATGAATTCACGGTAGACAAAGGCTTGTCAGTCATTGAGACTACCCAGGAGGAGCGGTTCCTCTGGCAGGAAATCAGCAGGCTGTATACTTTGGAGTCATTGCACGATTATGTTGCCGGTAATGTGGGGGCAGTGTTTTCCCAGCTCATAGAGAAATCGGCTGTAAGTGCCCGGGTATCCGTTATCCTGGACTTTATCCAAGCACATTATATGGATAAGGGGCTTACCATAAGGCAAATTGCAGACAACACGTATTTAACCCAAACCTACCTATGCGCTCTTTTCAAAAAAGAGATTGGCAAAACGGTCAACGAATATGTAACAGAGATCCGCATGGCTAAAGCAAAGGAACTGCTGCAGAACCGGCGGTTAAAATTGTACGAGGTTGCCATGGCCATAGGGATCACGGATTCCAACTATTTTTCATCGCTATTTAAAAAATCTACGGGACTGACGCCTTCCCAATACCGCGAGAGAATGTGA
- a CDS encoding carbohydrate ABC transporter permease: MIIRTRDEKMMSTISYIIVSLFALVAVVPFLIVLINSFASEHSIIYNGYSFWPGEFSLEAYQMVFQNPEKMFRAYGVTIFVTGAGTAVSLFLSMMAAYVMFRKDVRYRNSLSFFLYFTTLFNGGLVPYYLLIVQNLHLKNTILVLLLAGMFNVFNILILRNFLNGSLPDALIESAKIDGAGDFRIFLQIVIPLSKPAMAAIGMFTALGYWNDWWTPMMFIEKEDLFPLQYTLYQILSSANFSSQMVNSVPRLDMPKESLKLALTIVATGPIVLLYPFVQKYFVQGITVGAVKG; the protein is encoded by the coding sequence ATGATTATCCGTACACGCGATGAAAAAATGATGAGCACAATCTCTTATATCATCGTAAGTCTTTTTGCACTCGTTGCTGTTGTTCCATTCCTTATCGTTCTGATCAATTCCTTTGCTTCGGAACATTCCATTATTTATAATGGCTATTCCTTTTGGCCAGGTGAATTTTCACTGGAAGCCTATCAGATGGTCTTTCAAAACCCGGAAAAAATGTTTCGTGCTTACGGTGTAACCATTTTTGTAACCGGAGCGGGTACGGCAGTTTCGTTATTCTTATCCATGATGGCTGCCTATGTGATGTTCCGCAAAGATGTCCGTTACCGCAACTCACTGTCATTTTTTCTATATTTCACAACCCTGTTTAATGGGGGACTTGTTCCTTACTACCTGTTGATTGTGCAGAATCTTCATCTTAAAAACACGATATTGGTGCTTCTGTTAGCGGGAATGTTCAATGTCTTTAATATTCTGATCCTGCGCAATTTCCTTAACGGCTCGCTTCCTGACGCACTGATAGAATCTGCCAAAATAGACGGGGCTGGTGATTTCCGGATCTTCCTGCAGATTGTAATTCCGCTCTCCAAACCGGCAATGGCTGCAATAGGTATGTTCACGGCACTCGGATACTGGAATGACTGGTGGACACCCATGATGTTTATCGAAAAGGAAGACCTGTTTCCGCTGCAGTACACGCTTTACCAGATCTTGTCGAGCGCTAACTTCTCCAGTCAGATGGTAAACAGTGTCCCGCGTCTGGATATGCCAAAGGAATCACTGAAACTCGCCTTAACCATTGTGGCTACAGGCCCTATTGTTCTTTTGTATCCGTTCGTTCAGAAGTACTTTGTTCAGGGGATTACTGTAGGGGCCGTTAAAGGATAA
- a CDS encoding DUF3502 domain-containing protein, producing MQIKKTLLTLISAGLMAGMVLSGCSGNNNNAGGGNNAATGNAQASTNSGADLSKPAKLTGYLLGAAPVGMDAVVDELNKKLKADINAEIEFRYIGWGDLASKYPLVLAAGEDVDFIFSANWAYYNQEASKGAFREITLDEVEKYMPKHFAATNEVAWKEAQVGGKMYMIPTSSPDQKVPVTLIRDDLRKKYGLPEIKRFQDIEPYLEAVKQNEKAMIPINADSQYDFGKYFFNLQWEFGAGTVDSVLITNGWSGTHTDWDDQAGTVYSQFDPYIMEPQKKAAAIVKSWNDKGYINKNAISNKVRSKDAFEQGKSAVAFGNTNDIQTTLAKAEQEGWEVAILPNLSANGTYPMDPYINNGVSIAAGSKNPERAMMALDLIMEEPSYNKLVYYGIEGVNYVEKDGKIDLPEGVTAESNTYAPDAAGFWFTNKSQFPPMANWTEQYIQHKESLKDILVPYVFNSLAMDTVNIKTELANMNTVKTQYYLPIQGGIVKDIDKAFTELEQKAKDAGLDKIVAEAQKQAKEFLANQQ from the coding sequence ATGCAGATCAAAAAAACATTGCTCACTCTGATTTCAGCCGGGCTTATGGCCGGGATGGTGCTGTCAGGCTGCTCAGGAAACAACAATAATGCCGGCGGCGGCAATAACGCTGCAACCGGCAATGCACAGGCAAGTACAAATTCCGGAGCAGATCTATCGAAACCTGCGAAGCTTACAGGATACCTGCTCGGAGCAGCACCCGTCGGGATGGATGCCGTGGTCGATGAACTAAATAAAAAGCTGAAAGCAGATATCAATGCTGAAATTGAATTCCGCTATATAGGCTGGGGAGACCTTGCCTCCAAGTATCCACTGGTACTCGCTGCAGGTGAGGATGTAGACTTTATTTTCTCGGCTAACTGGGCCTATTACAATCAGGAAGCATCAAAAGGTGCTTTCCGCGAAATTACATTGGATGAAGTAGAGAAGTATATGCCGAAGCATTTTGCCGCCACAAATGAGGTGGCCTGGAAAGAAGCACAGGTGGGCGGGAAGATGTATATGATTCCAACTTCTTCACCTGACCAGAAGGTTCCGGTAACCTTGATCCGCGATGACCTGCGGAAGAAATACGGTTTGCCCGAAATCAAGAGATTTCAGGACATCGAACCTTATCTGGAAGCAGTCAAACAGAATGAAAAGGCTATGATTCCGATCAATGCCGACAGCCAATATGACTTTGGAAAGTACTTCTTCAACCTTCAATGGGAATTTGGAGCAGGAACTGTGGATAGCGTTCTGATTACTAATGGATGGTCCGGCACACACACAGACTGGGACGATCAGGCAGGTACGGTGTATTCCCAATTTGATCCTTACATTATGGAACCGCAGAAGAAGGCGGCAGCAATCGTAAAATCCTGGAACGACAAGGGTTATATCAATAAAAATGCAATCTCTAATAAAGTCCGCAGTAAAGATGCTTTTGAGCAAGGGAAATCGGCTGTAGCTTTCGGGAATACCAACGATATTCAGACTACGCTGGCCAAGGCTGAGCAGGAGGGATGGGAGGTAGCGATTCTTCCAAATCTGTCTGCCAACGGAACCTATCCTATGGATCCTTATATTAATAACGGGGTCTCCATAGCAGCTGGCTCCAAAAATCCGGAACGGGCAATGATGGCCCTGGATCTGATTATGGAAGAACCAAGCTACAACAAATTAGTGTATTACGGTATCGAAGGTGTTAACTACGTTGAAAAAGATGGGAAGATTGACCTTCCTGAAGGAGTTACGGCAGAGTCCAATACCTATGCCCCGGATGCAGCAGGCTTCTGGTTTACGAACAAAAGCCAATTTCCGCCCATGGCTAATTGGACAGAGCAGTATATCCAGCATAAGGAGTCATTAAAAGACATTCTAGTTCCTTATGTGTTTAATTCGCTGGCGATGGATACAGTGAATATTAAAACAGAGCTTGCCAATATGAATACAGTCAAAACACAATACTATCTGCCGATTCAGGGCGGAATTGTGAAAGATATCGACAAGGCCTTTACAGAGCTTGAGCAGAAGGCGAAGGATGCCGGTCTCGATAAAATTGTTGCAGAAGCACAAAAGCAAGCCAAGGAGTTCCTCGCTAATCAACAGTGA
- a CDS encoding ABC transporter permease subunit: MAAEVKTAVKAVKRTKLERKGGGLFKELARNKVLYLMFVPIALYFIIFNYIPMAGIVVAFKSFNYQEGMFGSPWTGFDNFEYFFSSGKAWLVTKNTFMYNSVFLAAYLFFSILVAVLIAEMSGKIFKKTTQTLLFLPYFLSWVAVAAIVYNLFNYEYGLLNSVLTGLGLDPVDIYSSTSYWYFILPFFYVWKWVGFGSVLYLSAIMGFDTSAYEAAKIDGANVFQRVRYLTIPLLKPTTIILLLLGIGRIMRGEFDMFYQLIGNNGILMDATDIIDTLVFRSLIVSQDFGMASAGGLYQSVLCFVIIMIANGLVKRYDRDQALF; this comes from the coding sequence ATGGCGGCTGAAGTCAAAACTGCTGTGAAAGCGGTAAAGCGTACGAAACTGGAGAGAAAAGGCGGAGGACTTTTTAAAGAGCTGGCGCGTAATAAAGTGCTGTACCTGATGTTTGTACCGATCGCGCTCTATTTCATTATTTTCAACTATATCCCGATGGCTGGAATCGTAGTTGCCTTTAAAAGCTTCAATTATCAGGAGGGCATGTTCGGCAGTCCGTGGACCGGCTTTGACAACTTCGAATATTTTTTCAGCTCCGGAAAGGCATGGCTGGTCACCAAAAATACCTTTATGTACAATTCCGTATTTCTGGCAGCCTATTTGTTCTTTTCCATCCTGGTAGCGGTGTTAATCGCGGAGATGTCAGGGAAAATTTTCAAGAAAACCACACAGACTTTGCTGTTTCTGCCGTACTTTCTGTCCTGGGTAGCCGTAGCGGCCATCGTATATAACCTGTTCAATTACGAATACGGCCTTCTGAACTCCGTCTTGACAGGGCTTGGGTTAGATCCCGTTGATATTTACTCTTCAACCTCCTATTGGTATTTCATCCTGCCGTTCTTCTATGTCTGGAAGTGGGTTGGATTTGGCAGTGTCCTGTATTTATCAGCGATTATGGGCTTTGATACTTCTGCATATGAAGCCGCTAAGATTGACGGAGCGAATGTGTTCCAGCGTGTCCGCTATCTGACGATTCCGCTGTTAAAGCCGACAACAATCATTTTGCTGCTGCTCGGTATCGGCCGGATTATGCGCGGTGAATTCGATATGTTCTACCAGCTGATCGGTAATAACGGCATTCTGATGGATGCAACCGACATCATCGACACGCTGGTCTTCCGGTCTCTGATTGTGAGCCAGGACTTTGGGATGGCCTCTGCAGGCGGATTATACCAGTCCGTATTATGCTTTGTCATTATTATGATTGCCAATGGCCTGGTGAAGCGTTATGACCGGGATCAGGCACTGTTCTAG
- the lgt gene encoding prolipoprotein diacylglyceryl transferase: MLNPIAFSLGPVKVHWYGIIIGIGALLGLMLAIREGKRFLIGAIIAAVIYTRRKGYSFWRIADICAPGLITGQMIGRWGNFVNQEAHGGPVSENFLSSSLHLPKFIVNQMYIDGQYYHPTYLYESVWSLLGLFLLFFLRRRTFLKSGELFMSYLVWYSLGRFFVEGVRTDSLSFAGPQWLASLLRTIWNPVKFLGWGTMQTGENIRTSQVLAIYIILSAVAFIIVRHIHGRPTIQYYSDMKVSNR, from the coding sequence ATGTTGAACCCGATTGCTTTTTCACTTGGACCGGTTAAGGTACATTGGTACGGCATCATTATTGGAATAGGTGCCCTTTTGGGCTTAATGCTCGCCATTCGAGAAGGAAAGCGATTTTTAATTGGTGCAATAATTGCAGCAGTAATCTATACACGACGGAAAGGATATAGTTTTTGGAGGATTGCCGACATTTGTGCACCAGGATTAATTACGGGACAAATGATTGGACGCTGGGGTAACTTTGTAAATCAAGAAGCTCATGGTGGTCCTGTCTCTGAGAATTTTCTGAGCAGTAGCTTGCATCTTCCTAAATTTATAGTTAATCAGATGTACATAGATGGTCAGTATTATCATCCAACATATTTGTATGAGTCAGTCTGGAGTCTACTCGGGCTTTTCCTGTTATTCTTCCTTCGGCGAAGAACTTTCTTAAAATCAGGTGAGCTCTTCATGAGCTATTTAGTATGGTATTCACTAGGACGTTTCTTCGTGGAGGGCGTGCGTACAGACAGTTTATCCTTTGCTGGACCGCAGTGGCTTGCCTCCTTATTAAGAACCATATGGAATCCGGTTAAGTTCCTGGGTTGGGGAACAATGCAGACCGGTGAAAATATCCGAACTTCCCAGGTTTTAGCTATCTATATCATCTTATCTGCAGTTGCTTTCATTATCGTTCGGCACATTCATGGACGACCTACAATACAATATTATTCGGATATGAAAGTCAGCAATCGTTAA
- a CDS encoding metalloregulator ArsR/SmtB family transcription factor, giving the protein MNDTDFNSTNSKLFDEHANLLKALSHPIRLCIVRGLMRKKKCNVSYMQECLDLPQSTVSQHLQKLRSAGIVATERNGLEVNYVIADQRIEGIITILFGEEDLNHE; this is encoded by the coding sequence ATGAACGATACTGATTTTAATAGTACTAATTCTAAACTGTTCGACGAACATGCTAATTTGTTAAAAGCTCTGTCTCATCCGATTCGCCTATGCATTGTTCGCGGGCTCATGCGTAAAAAGAAATGTAACGTTTCCTATATGCAAGAATGTCTGGACCTTCCGCAATCTACGGTATCCCAGCACCTGCAGAAGCTTCGCAGTGCTGGGATAGTCGCGACGGAGCGCAACGGCCTGGAAGTTAATTATGTAATAGCTGATCAACGGATTGAAGGAATTATAACTATTTTATTTGGAGAGGAAGACTTAAACCATGAGTAA